GATTTTCCTTTCAATCATTTTCGTAGATTCCTTTAAAGCAAAAACTAAATCCCCATGTTTTTCAGCAAAATATAAATAGCTTAAAACATCAGGACTAAACTTTATCCTTTCCAGACATGTGCGAATAGCCTCACCCTGTGACATCCAGTACAAACACTTTTTTAGATCTCCTTTTTTGGACTTAGACATGCTCACGCTCAAGAGCCTTATTGCTTCAGGCAATGTATAACCTTTCTTTAGCAATGAGCAGACTCTCTCTAAAAATTGCTGTTGATCTACTAGGTTCCAGCTTTTCTTACTCTTCATCTGCATAAATCCAGCGGTTATAGGATGATTGTGTTAAATACCCTAATGACACTCCTTTCTTCATCGCATCCTTTAATGTTAAATAGTTATACGAAACTCTTTCACCTCTTACTTCCCGAATTGAGGACGTTAAATTTTTCCCATATAATAGCTCAAACACACCCAATCTTCTTGTTTTTCTTAAAGATTTGCAAAATGGTGTACAACGCCCTTCACAAAAAGGGCATACTAATTCCACAAGCCTTTGCGCACTTACAGCAATTAACGTTTGTTCAATTTCAGATAAACCTACACCAAACTCTAAAAGACGATAAATGGCTCCTCTTGCATCTCTCGTATGCATCGTTGATAGAACTAAATGGCCTGTTAAGCTCGCCCTAATAGCTATTTTAGCTGTTTCACTGTCTCTTATCTCACCAACCATAATCATATCCGGATCGTGTCTTAATATTGCTTTAAGTCCAGCAGAATAAGTCATACCCGCCTTTTCATTCACTTGAACTTGCAACACTTGATCACTTTTTGTTTCCACAGGATCTTCTAGGGTAATAATGTTACGATGAAAATGCTCCTTTGCATAATGTAACAATGAATATAGAGTTGTCGTTTTTCCAGACCCTGTAGGACCTGTAAAAATGATGAGACCGTGTGAATAATTGATTAAAGATAAAAGCTTGTTCGTTGTTGTTGGAAATAACGATAGTTTTTGAAGCGCAGGGACCATTTTTTGTGGAAAAATGCGAATGACTAAACTTTCATCATTTATGGTAGGAAGTGTGGAAAAGCGAAGGTTTACTTGTATTGCTTTTGTCTTAAATGAAAGACTTCCATTTTGAGGCTTTCTTTTTTCCCCAATATCCATGGATGACAAAAATTTAAAATAAGCAATCATTCTTTCTGCTCTTTTTTTGTTCATTGTGTGCTTTTCAATGATGTCGTCATCGATTCTTAGTTGAATAAGGGCATCATCATCACGTGGAATAATGTGAAGATCGGATGCATTTACTACACAAGCTTCCTCAATCAATTGTTCACTCAATTGTTCAATTGATAACATTTCGTTTCTCCCTCCTTCAACACCATACTAAAACAAAATCTCCTTCCTTTCGACCTATCCTTTGATAATCTAATTTTTTCTAAAAAGCAAAATTATCTTTTTAGAAAGAATGGCAATGAAAAATGAGAGAAAAGAGTATATAAAATTAATTTTCTCCATAAGAAAATTGACTCTTGTCTACTTTTTTTTACAGGTAATTGTCTTTATCAAATGAACAAACCAATTTATGAACTTTTTATAACATTCGTGAGACATAACACTTATTTATTCACAGAATATTTACAGCACGTGCTGGCTACATTATAATAAGAAAAGTAATGTATAGAAAAGCGGAAGCGTCTTTTTAGCGACGAAGGGTATTGAGCACTCCGCATGCGATAAAGGAAACACGATATGCTGAAGGCTTCGATGTTGACTTATCCTACAGAAAATGGAACGTCAACTAAGTGCAACGTTGACGCTAGCACGTCGTGTGCGTCGGAGTCGCTGGGCGCTGGAGCTAGACAAGGGTAAGAACAATGTCCTAATAAGGACAAAGTTTATACATTCTTATCTTTAAAGAAGGTACAAAGGGGGGAATACATATGGACCGTATGTATCGAGTACTTGGTTTCTGGACGGGAATAATTGCCATAATGTTTTTTGTAGGAGATATGCATACCGTTTCTGTTCTATTTTTAGCTCAAACAGGATTCTTTGTCTTATTGTCTTATTTAAAACTATCTGAAAGAATGTATATATACATTTTTGGTGCTTACTTAACCGTTTTCTTTGTCGGCTTCACGTATTGGACGACATTCATCATGGTTCCAGGAACAGGCGGACATTAAAAATCACCCTATATTAGGGTGATTTTTTCTTATGTATTAAGACATGAAAATGCTGACTTAATGAATCTCCTGCAATAAAAGAACGGATAGCCCTGTTTCTTTTTTGTTGAGGGGAAAAAGGATCTATTGCGTTCGGTTCCTCAAGTTTCTTTAAAATTCCTCGTTCCAAAAGGAATTTGTTTTGGCGGTGATGATAAAGCTCACTCCACCCGAAACGTTCGAGCCTTTTTTTTATATAAATCTATAAGAATGTGAGAAGTGATGTCGTGGCTAAAAGGTTCATCTAAAAGGTTCGTTATCATTTGATGGTTTTTATAACCTCTTAAGCTTCCATCTTTTAAAGAAGAATCGTATAAATCACGATGCTCATAGCCATAATCAATCGTCATGAGTATACCGTGATCAACCGCTAAGTTTACCCTATATAGCTCATCGAGCATTTTTAGTGACAGCTCTATGCGATGTCCTTCTAAAATGGGAGTTTGATAGTTCTCAATTATTTTCTCAATTCTTTGATTCTCTAATGGGATTAAAACCTCCTTTAACTGTTCCTCTTGGGAGGTGATAAAAACTTCAAATAGTTGTCCTTCTTTTCGCGTAACGACATGAACAGGAAGAGCATCTAACCACTCGTTCGAAAAAATCATTCCTGAAAATTTGTTAGGAAGTTCTCTTTTCACTTGGACACTATATTGGGTTGCCTTTTTAAACTGGAGTTGATGATGAGGGCTTTTTTCGATCGCGATAAACATTGATTTCTCATATATTTCTTCTGATATCTTTTTCAACCATTCCTTGAACTCTTTAAAAAATGCCCCATTTCCCGCTCCTATTTCACAAAAAGCAGGTTGTATATGATGTTCTATAACCAAATAGACGTAGTATTCAGCGATCATTTCCGCAAAGATAGATGAAAGAACACTGGATGTTACATAATCACCTGATTTTCCGATTTTTTCTTGTTCCTTTGTGTAATAACCAAATGTTTCGTGATACAAACAAAGTTCCATATACTTTGCGAACGAAATTTTCCCACCATACTTTTTTATTTCGTCAAGTATGATTTGTTTCATGAAAAACCGTTTAAAAATGGATTAGTTGCCATTTCCTCATCTACTGTTGTTTCTGGTCCATGCCCTGGAAGAACGATCGTATCTTCAGGAAGTGAGAGGATATGTTTTTCAATACTATTTAATAACAGGCTATGATTTCCCCCTGGAAGGTCTGTTCGACCAATACTTCCTCTAAATAACGTATCCCCACAGAAAACCACATCTAATTCTTCATTGTAATAAGAGACACTTCCTGGTGAGTGACCTGGTGTTTCATACAACTCAAAGTGAAAGTCACCGATCGTTAAATCTTGTTGTCTTTTTATTAATTTATCTGCTGGACTTGCCTTTATTTCTGCACTCATGAAAAATTGAGAACCATTTAAAATCGGATTGGATAACCAATCTTTTTCATTTTCATGAAGGTAAACATCAATATCCCAATGCTTTTTTAAATCCGTAATCGCTCCAATGTGATCAAAATGAGCATGTGTTAACAAGATGGCTAAAGGAGTTAAGTGACGCTTTTTAATCATAGCGACTAATCGCTCACCTTCAGCTCCTGGATCAAAAATGACACATTTTCCTTCGTCATCTTTTAAAATATATGCATTTGTTTGTAATTGCCCTAATGGAACCCTCTGCCAATCCACTAAGAACACCCCGTTTCTTGTTTATTCAATATGTATATTACGTTACTTTCCTCCCTTCGTCAAAAAGGAAAAACTCACTTCCACCGCTCATGACAAACTTGTGGCAAATCCTTTATTACCTCGACAAAAAGAAAGAAAAACGATAAAATGTAAAAGATATATCTTATTTTTTTTACTCATACTTACTAATATAAATGAAGCAAAGGGGGCGTTTTAAGTGGGTTTAATTATTATCTTTTCTCTTGTGACACTTCTATCTGTTTACGGACTATTTCGTTCTGTCATTGAAAAAAATGTGCTCGCTATAATTTTTGCATTTGGGACAGTTGCTGTCTTTGGATGGTTTACGGTGATGACCATTTTAAAGCACGGATATCCAACGGCTCATTAATAAGAAAAGCGCAAGCGCGCGATTAGCAACGAGTGATAAGGAACGTCAACTAAGTACAGTCACGTCCTGTGACTAACGCTGACGCTAGCACCTCCTGCGCATCGGAGTCGCTGGGCGCTGGAGCTAGACAATGATGATAACACCTTGTTATAAAGGACAAAGTTTATACATTCTAATCATTTAAGAAAAGCACACGCTTAAAACAAAAGTACCTCCTCAGATTTTATTCTGGGAGGTACTTTTGTTCATCTATTTAGATTAACGTACAATGAATCTCTGCTACTTCACCATTTCTTACTTCTTTAGCTTCCTTTTCTAGTAGCATAGATCCTTCAACTTCTTTTTTACGACCATCATAATAAACCAATTGATAAGATGAAACTTCTGCCTTATTTGAACCAAACGTATCTTTCTTGTTGGCATTTTTATAAACGACTTTCGTGCTCCCTAAAAATGAGAACGAAACCGTACCTTCGGCAGTAAACAACCAGTTCGGTAAAGCTGGCTTCAGTGCCATCGTCAAGTTTCCATCCTTCATTTGGAAAACTTTATCGCCAGCCAACATTAATTTCCACATGCTTAAAAATTCGGCTGTCGATCCACTTAAACGTGCAACAAACCCTTTCCCATGTGTTAACGAATCGGGATTATTCGAACTAGCAATAAATGAAGAGTTTTCAAGAACACTTCTTCCATAAACATTCGGATCAAGGAAGGGGATTAAAGATGTTTTTATCTCTTCAAAAAACTCAGCATGTAACCCAGTTTTCAATAAAGAAAGTAAGTACTTATAAGACATGTGTAAAAAGACAGATTCTCTTTCAAGCCAACCTGGTGTAAATGCCTTAATGCGTCCAATCTCAAAAGATTCTTCGTTTAGACTAACGGACGTTTTATACATTTTTAATTGTGCATCAAATAAATCAGTCTGTTTAACCGCTTCATGTGTCTTTTTAGCTATATCTTGATTGTCAAACGTTTTAAACGCTCTAGTTGGTCCTTCTAAAAAGTAAGCTAGCGGCTTTGGTTCACTCAAACGATTAATTTTTACTTTTGGCAAGCCATAATGACTTAATATTTCTTTACCTTCTTTATCTGTCACCACTTCAAATTCTTCTGCATCAAACGTTAAATAAGTTGGCGTTAATCCTTTTCCAAGCTCCTCCGCTTTTGAAATCCCTCTGTTTAACTTTTGTAACATAAGAGCAATCACTTTTTTAAAGTCTTTTAATTCAAATGTATTTTCTTCTCCTACGATTCCAAAACGGATTTTTTCACGATATGCTTCTCTTAAGGTTGATGCTTCATCCCAATATTGATAATCTGTAATTTCACCGCATAAGTTTTTCTCGACAGCCGTATTTATCTCTTGTAAATATTCGGCTATTTCAATTGGTAGATCGACTTTGACATCCTCATGGGAATCAATGATTGATTGAATAAATAGGACGACACGTTTTAGTTCAAACGTTTCACTAATACCAGAACCAAGCAAGCCTGGTAAACCGTTCAAAGCATCATTCCAACCTGGTTTATCAGCTTCCATTTCAATCCCGATTCCAGCTGGATCTAACGTGGCAAACTTATTAACTGATAAAGAAAGAAGTTTAGTGAAAAGGTTTGTCGTATAAATCTCTCCCTGTCCACGTTTCGTTTTAAGCCAGTTTGTTTCATTCATGTTCGTTCCTTGTTGAGTCATCTTTTCATGATCTTCAATGACAGAGCCATACTGTCTCACTTTTCCTTTAGAGAGAACATATTTTTCATTTCTCGGTTGAACAAAAGCAGGACTATCAAAAAACATATATTCTTTGTCTTCAAAGAAAGCTTCTTTTAACATATCTGGATAAATATCTAAGTAGCTATCAATTAAATCCATATTATACGTCCAATGATCGACCCAATACCCTTCTCCAAAGCTCGCTTCATAGTTTTGCTTAGAAAGAGCGAATACATCGGCAAAAAACGCTTCTTCACTTGTTAAGTACTGTAAATTTCGACCTGAAATAATTTGATGAATGCCACCTGGTGTAAATTTTCCGCTTAACAAATCAGCCAAGTTCTGATTAAAGCCCCCAAAGTGTTTTTCTAACAAAGTCTTAACTTGTTCTTTTTCTTTAAGTTCAAACGAACAACCTTTTACGGAAAGTGGATTGTATCCATCCGCTTGAATGAAGCTAAAAAACATTTTCATATTAAAGGTTTTGACTTTCGGATTAAAGAAAATATCATTTCGCCTATTTTGGTTTGCGTCCCTGAAGTTCCCATTTCCTTGCGAGTAATATTCAGGAGCAATCGTAAAGAAGTTATAATCCCGTTCTAAGTCTCCATGCTTTCTTGAGAAGAGGTGATAAATAAAACCATCTTCTTTATTATCTATGATATGAGGATAGCCACCTCTTAACAAGTTATCAAGATAGCTTTGCCTAGCGTATTCATTAAACAAGTCAGAAGAAGTTGCCGTATCAACTGCACATGTTAATTCTCTAATCATTTCGCATGCAAGTCTGCTGCTTCTCATTCATGAAATTTACGTTTATAAGCTTCTCAACTTGAGACTCAATAATAGAAATATCTTTCACATGACCAATGACGGTATTTATCGTCAGAGCTTCTTTAGAAGCTATTTCTTTTTGCACAGGAGTGAACCCACAAGGTACTTTGTTTGCTGTCACTTGCTCCATCTTCATTACATTTTGTAAAGATGAAGAAACAAAATTTATAGGATGTGTAAGTGAAGTATCCTGTCCAAAAATAAGGGTAGCGTCCACAATAGGTGTTATAAGCTTCTCATCATCAGTAAAAGAATAATAAAAGTGCCCACCTTCCACTTCCGTTACTTCCGCTTCATCACCAATACTTGCCCTTGCATGATAGAAAGGAATGTTGTTTTCAGTGTTATACACTTCCATCCAGCTTCTCATTAAGTTACCAACTTCTTTATACATTTCATTCGTAACTCCGTATGGTAAGATTTCTGGTAGCCCATCTAACACTTCAAGATTTAGAGGATGATTGTTTAAGTTGGTGACCTCCACCTTACGAACTAATCCTGCAAAATTTTCTTCCGGCATGTTAAAGTATTGAACGTACACCTTAAATCCATCTTTTTCATTCACTTCTTCAATTGTAAGTTGATTCGCCTCAATATACATTTTTCTCCTAATATGCGGGGTTTCACCTATAGAACTAAATGGTTCATACACCTTACCATCTTCCTTAAATTTGATAAAGGTTCTGAATCCGCTGTTATATACCGATTTATAAGCAATATTAGCAGGAGAGAATTCCATTATTGGAGAATGTTTATCCTTCACTCCAAAACTACAGATTCCTTGTCCTCGGTTTACATAAAAAGTCCACATCGGAATTCCCTTTTTCCCTGCTATCCCTGGAAGAAAGCTAGAAAAAGGGCTCGTACGGTCAAAGTTTTCAATGACAAATCTTTTTTGTTGATCAAAAGAGTATTCATTGGTTGACATATATTGAACTCACCTTTCGACATCTTAATAGTATTTTTAAAAACAGGCCGGAATTTGATAAGATTCCGGCCTTTTCATTTAATTTAACGTATACGTTGCAATTGAATGCGCTGGTAAAGATGCTTCACAAACTCCATTTTCTAGTTTCATTGAAAACGATACTTGTTCATCCGTTTCATTCA
This portion of the Bacillus carboniphilus genome encodes:
- the comGA gene encoding competence type IV pilus ATPase ComGA — its product is MLSIEQLSEQLIEEACVVNASDLHIIPRDDDALIQLRIDDDIIEKHTMNKKRAERMIAYFKFLSSMDIGEKRKPQNGSLSFKTKAIQVNLRFSTLPTINDESLVIRIFPQKMVPALQKLSLFPTTTNKLLSLINYSHGLIIFTGPTGSGKTTTLYSLLHYAKEHFHRNIITLEDPVETKSDQVLQVQVNEKAGMTYSAGLKAILRHDPDMIMVGEIRDSETAKIAIRASLTGHLVLSTMHTRDARGAIYRLLEFGVGLSEIEQTLIAVSAQRLVELVCPFCEGRCTPFCKSLRKTRRLGVFELLYGKNLTSSIREVRGERVSYNYLTLKDAMKKGVSLGYLTQSSYNRWIYADEE
- a CDS encoding SAM-dependent methyltransferase, which codes for MKQIILDEIKKYGGKISFAKYMELCLYHETFGYYTKEQEKIGKSGDYVTSSVLSSIFAEMIAEYYVYLVIEHHIQPAFCEIGAGNGAFFKEFKEWLKKISEEIYEKSMFIAIEKSPHHQLQFKKATQYSVQVKRELPNKFSGMIFSNEWLDALPVHVVTRKEGQLFEVFITSQEEQLKEVLIPLENQRIEKIIENYQTPILEGHRIELSLKMLDELYRVNLAVDHGILMTIDYGYEHRDLYDSSLKDGSLRGYKNHQMITNLLDEPFSHDITSHILIDLYKKKARTFRVE
- a CDS encoding DUF2759 domain-containing protein, giving the protein MGLIIIFSLVTLLSVYGLFRSVIEKNVLAIIFAFGTVAVFGWFTVMTILKHGYPTAH
- a CDS encoding MBL fold metallo-hydrolase, whose protein sequence is MDWQRVPLGQLQTNAYILKDDEGKCVIFDPGAEGERLVAMIKKRHLTPLAILLTHAHFDHIGAITDLKKHWDIDVYLHENEKDWLSNPILNGSQFFMSAEIKASPADKLIKRQQDLTIGDFHFELYETPGHSPGSVSYYNEELDVVFCGDTLFRGSIGRTDLPGGNHSLLLNSIEKHILSLPEDTIVLPGHGPETTVDEEMATNPFLNGFS
- a CDS encoding DUF2626 domain-containing protein, with the translated sequence MDRMYRVLGFWTGIIAIMFFVGDMHTVSVLFLAQTGFFVLLSYLKLSERMYIYIFGAYLTVFFVGFTYWTTFIMVPGTGGH